A single region of the Nocardioides ochotonae genome encodes:
- a CDS encoding polyprenyl synthetase family protein, whose product MSSTLALPVTDPALEARLRERLAVVEKALYAHVQSRYPYVTEAASHLLDAGGKRFRPFLVLLAAETGPRPADDAVVTAACIVEITHVGSLYHDDVMDEAALRRGADSANARWDNLVAILTGDFLFAKSSELTATLGSEAVRIQAETFTRLVEGQILETVAPGPDEDPLEHYLEVVAGKTGSLIATSARYGARFGGAPREVEEALAEYGEIVGSAFQLSDDILDVASETAESGKTPGTDLREGVPTLPVLMAKASTDPADARLLELLDADLSDDALHAEALELLRRHPAMDQARAYVVARAQEAKARLAAVPEGPVRDALEAFADAVAIRST is encoded by the coding sequence GTGAGCTCCACACTGGCCCTGCCCGTCACCGATCCGGCCCTGGAAGCGCGCCTGCGCGAACGCCTCGCCGTCGTCGAGAAGGCCCTCTACGCACACGTCCAGAGCCGCTACCCCTACGTCACGGAGGCGGCCAGCCACCTCCTCGACGCGGGCGGCAAGCGGTTCCGCCCCTTCCTCGTGCTGCTCGCGGCCGAGACCGGCCCGCGGCCTGCGGACGACGCCGTGGTCACCGCGGCCTGCATCGTGGAGATCACCCACGTCGGGTCGCTCTACCACGACGACGTCATGGACGAGGCGGCCCTGCGCCGCGGGGCCGACTCGGCCAACGCGCGCTGGGACAACCTGGTCGCGATCCTGACCGGTGACTTCCTGTTCGCGAAGTCCTCCGAGCTCACCGCCACGCTCGGCTCCGAGGCGGTGCGCATCCAGGCCGAGACCTTCACCCGCCTGGTGGAGGGCCAGATCCTCGAGACCGTCGCGCCGGGGCCCGACGAGGACCCGCTCGAGCACTACCTCGAGGTGGTCGCCGGCAAGACCGGCTCGCTGATCGCCACCTCCGCGCGCTACGGCGCCCGCTTCGGCGGTGCCCCGCGCGAGGTCGAGGAGGCGCTCGCGGAGTACGGCGAGATCGTCGGCAGCGCCTTCCAGCTCTCCGACGACATCCTCGACGTCGCCTCGGAGACCGCGGAGTCGGGCAAGACGCCCGGCACCGACCTGCGCGAGGGCGTGCCGACGCTGCCGGTGCTGATGGCCAAGGCCTCCACCGACCCCGCCGACGCCCGCCTGCTCGAGCTCCTCGACGCCGACCTCAGCGACGACGCCCTGCACGCCGAGGCGCTGGAGCTGCTGCGCCGCCACCCGGCGATGGACCAGGCCCGTGCCTACGTCGTCGCGCGCGCCCAGGAGGCCAAGGCGCGCCTGGCAGCCGTCCCCGAGGGGCCGGTGCGCGACGCGCTCGAGGCGTTCGCCGACGCGGTCGCCATCCGCAGCACCTGA
- a CDS encoding sulfate ABC transporter substrate-binding protein, producing MKRNLKTWLAGGLAGGLALSLAACGGDADGGDSDTLSIVGFAVPEAANKAIGEEFNKTDEGEGIRFKTSYGASGDQSRAVESGLDADYVHFSVASDVTRLVDAGLVDADWDAGDNKGVVSRSVVVFGVRDGNPEDIQDWDDLIKPGVEIVTPNPASSGAARWNALAAWGQVVANGGTEADAKTYVDKFFANVVSLPGSGRDATTSFLGGTGDVLMAYENEAILAAQNDEGFEYIIPETTLLIENPGAVLKDADPVAQDWLDFVLSDEGQRQFALTGFRPIRDDVDYGGTVEGAKDPSDPFPAVPNLLTVEKDFGDWDTVSTKFFDEEDGLITKAIAASGKAD from the coding sequence ATGAAGCGGAACCTGAAGACCTGGCTGGCCGGCGGCCTCGCCGGCGGCCTGGCGCTGTCGCTCGCGGCATGCGGCGGGGACGCCGACGGTGGCGACAGCGACACGCTGAGCATCGTCGGCTTCGCCGTCCCCGAGGCGGCCAACAAGGCGATCGGCGAGGAGTTCAACAAGACCGACGAGGGGGAGGGGATTCGGTTCAAGACCTCCTACGGCGCCTCCGGCGACCAGAGCCGTGCGGTCGAGAGTGGGCTGGACGCCGACTACGTCCACTTCTCCGTCGCCAGCGACGTCACCCGCCTGGTCGACGCCGGCCTGGTCGACGCCGACTGGGACGCGGGGGACAACAAGGGCGTCGTGTCGCGCTCGGTGGTCGTCTTCGGTGTTCGCGACGGCAACCCCGAGGACATCCAGGACTGGGACGACCTGATCAAGCCCGGCGTCGAGATCGTCACCCCGAACCCCGCCTCCTCCGGCGCGGCGCGCTGGAACGCGCTCGCCGCCTGGGGCCAGGTCGTCGCGAACGGCGGCACCGAGGCCGACGCGAAGACCTACGTCGACAAGTTCTTCGCCAACGTGGTCTCGCTGCCCGGCAGCGGACGCGATGCGACCACGAGCTTCCTCGGCGGAACCGGCGACGTGCTGATGGCCTACGAGAACGAGGCCATCCTCGCCGCGCAGAACGACGAGGGCTTCGAGTACATCATCCCGGAGACCACGCTGCTGATCGAGAACCCGGGCGCCGTGCTCAAGGACGCCGACCCGGTCGCCCAGGACTGGCTGGACTTCGTGCTCAGCGACGAGGGCCAGCGCCAGTTCGCGCTGACCGGCTTCCGCCCGATCCGCGACGACGTGGACTACGGCGGCACGGTGGAGGGCGCGAAGGACCCCAGCGACCCGTTCCCGGCCGTGCCCAACCTGCTGACGGTCGAGAAGGACTTCGGTGACTGGGACACGGTCTCCACGAAGTTCTTCGACGAGGAGGACGGCCTGATCACCAAGGCCATCGCGGCCTCCGGCAAGGCGGACTGA
- a CDS encoding 2-oxoacid:ferredoxin oxidoreductase subunit beta, translating into MTTTDPGTDLGLPALRTGTELVPSTDATQTGKDYTSDQEVRWCPGCGDYAVLKAVQGFLPGLGLRRENIVFVSGIGCSSRFPYYLDTFGMHSIHGRAPSIATGLATAREDLSVWVVTGDGDALSIGGNHLIHALRRNVNMTILLFNNRIYGLTKGQYSPTSEAGKVTKSTPMGSVDHPFNPVSLALGAEASFVARTIDSDRKHLTSVLSAAAAHRGTSLVEIYQNCPIFNDGAFDAIKNNDTKHDAIIPLVHGEPIRFGATLEDGLGHKGLIRDPATGGVTVAEVSEVGTDAILVHDAHNPDPSIAFAISRLTEMGYLNQTPIGIFRQVERPTYDDQARAQITTAKGGHDDNPSDRLAALIGGGDTWTVV; encoded by the coding sequence GTGACGACCACCGACCCCGGCACCGACCTCGGGCTGCCCGCGCTGCGCACCGGCACCGAGCTGGTCCCCAGCACCGACGCCACCCAGACCGGCAAGGACTACACCTCCGACCAGGAGGTGCGCTGGTGCCCCGGCTGCGGCGACTACGCCGTGCTCAAGGCCGTCCAGGGCTTCCTTCCCGGCCTCGGGCTGCGCCGCGAGAACATCGTGTTCGTCTCCGGCATCGGCTGCTCCAGCCGGTTCCCCTACTACCTCGACACGTTCGGGATGCACTCCATCCACGGCCGCGCGCCCTCGATCGCCACCGGCCTGGCCACCGCGCGCGAGGACCTCTCCGTGTGGGTCGTCACCGGTGACGGCGACGCCCTGTCCATCGGCGGCAACCACCTGATCCACGCCCTGCGCCGCAACGTCAACATGACGATCCTGCTGTTCAACAACCGGATCTACGGCCTCACCAAGGGCCAGTACTCCCCCACCTCCGAGGCCGGCAAGGTCACCAAGTCCACTCCCATGGGCTCCGTCGACCACCCCTTCAACCCGGTGTCCCTGGCCCTGGGCGCCGAGGCCTCCTTCGTGGCCCGCACCATCGACTCCGACCGCAAGCACCTCACCTCGGTGCTCTCCGCGGCCGCCGCCCACCGCGGCACCTCGCTGGTCGAGATCTACCAGAACTGCCCGATCTTCAACGACGGCGCGTTCGACGCGATCAAGAACAACGACACCAAGCACGACGCGATCATCCCGCTCGTGCACGGCGAGCCGATCCGCTTCGGCGCCACCCTCGAGGACGGCCTGGGCCACAAGGGCCTGATCCGCGACCCCGCCACCGGCGGCGTCACCGTCGCCGAGGTCTCCGAGGTCGGCACCGACGCGATCCTGGTCCACGACGCCCACAACCCCGACCCGTCGATCGCCTTCGCGATCTCGCGGCTCACCGAGATGGGCTACCTCAACCAGACCCCCATCGGGATCTTCCGCCAGGTCGAGCGCCCCACGTACGACGACCAGGCCCGCGCCCAGATCACCACCGCCAAGGGCGGGCACGACGACAACCCCAGCGACCGCCTCGCCGCCCTCATCGGCGGCGGCGACACCTGGACCGTCGTCTGA
- a CDS encoding 2-oxoacid:acceptor oxidoreductase subunit alpha — protein sequence MSSETTKPVKQLDRVIIRFAGDSGDGMQLTGDRFTQESASFGNDLATLPNFPAEIRAPQGTIPGVSSFQVHFADHDILTPGDAPDVLVAMNPAALRANLGDLPKGATIIVDTHDFTKRNLDKAGYSVNPLDEDDDTLAEYAVQPVDLTGMTIEAVKEFGLSRKDAARAKNMFALGLVSWMYGRPTDSTIAFLTRRFAKVPAIRDANITAFKAGWYFGETTEAFAVSYEVKPAPVAAGTYRNITGNLALAYGLVAAGVQADLPVFLGTYPITPASDILHELSKHKSFGITTFQAEDEIAGIGAAIGASFGGALGVTSTSGPGVALKSEAIGLAVMTELPLVVVNVQRGGPSTGLPTKTEQSDLLQAMFGRNGESPVPIVAPQSPGDCFDAAIEAARIAVTYRTPVMLLSDGMLANGSEPWRVPETADLPRIEANFATGPNHVSAKNAKENGPDAEPDEFWPYLRDEETLARPWAIPGTAGIEHRIGGLEKADGHGNISYDTDNHDKMTRLRQAKIDRIADSLPPLVVDDPSGAAKVLVIGWGSTYGPIGAGIRRVRKAGFNVAQVHLRHLNPFPKDLGEILKRYDKVLVPEMNLGQLSLLLRAEYLVDAIGYNQVRGLPLKAAELAETIAELVAKAEGVPVDLSNTDTDDTDANPVSTHTAQIAEAKK from the coding sequence GTGTCCAGCGAGACCACCAAGCCGGTCAAGCAGCTCGACCGGGTGATCATCCGTTTTGCCGGTGACTCCGGTGACGGGATGCAGCTGACGGGTGACCGATTCACCCAGGAGTCGGCGTCGTTCGGCAACGACCTGGCGACCCTGCCGAACTTCCCCGCCGAGATCCGGGCCCCTCAGGGCACGATCCCGGGGGTGTCGTCGTTCCAGGTGCACTTCGCCGACCACGACATCCTCACCCCGGGCGACGCCCCCGACGTGCTGGTCGCGATGAACCCGGCCGCGCTGCGCGCGAACCTCGGCGACCTGCCCAAGGGCGCGACGATCATCGTGGACACCCACGACTTCACCAAGCGCAACCTGGACAAGGCCGGCTACAGCGTCAACCCCCTCGACGAGGACGACGACACGCTCGCGGAGTACGCCGTGCAGCCGGTCGACCTGACCGGGATGACGATCGAGGCGGTCAAGGAGTTCGGGCTCTCGCGCAAGGACGCCGCGCGTGCGAAGAACATGTTCGCCCTCGGCCTGGTCTCCTGGATGTACGGGCGCCCCACCGACTCCACGATCGCGTTCCTGACCCGTCGTTTCGCCAAGGTCCCCGCGATCCGGGACGCGAACATCACCGCGTTCAAGGCCGGCTGGTACTTCGGTGAGACCACCGAGGCGTTCGCGGTCTCCTACGAGGTCAAGCCGGCCCCGGTGGCCGCGGGCACGTACCGCAACATCACCGGCAACCTCGCGCTGGCCTACGGCCTGGTCGCGGCCGGTGTGCAGGCCGACCTGCCGGTGTTCCTGGGCACCTACCCCATCACCCCGGCCTCCGACATCCTGCACGAGCTGAGCAAGCACAAGTCGTTCGGCATCACCACCTTCCAGGCCGAGGACGAGATCGCCGGCATCGGTGCTGCGATCGGTGCGTCCTTCGGTGGCGCACTCGGCGTGACCTCGACCTCGGGTCCCGGTGTGGCGCTGAAGTCCGAGGCGATCGGGCTGGCGGTGATGACCGAACTGCCGCTGGTGGTGGTCAACGTCCAGCGCGGCGGCCCCTCGACCGGTCTGCCGACCAAGACCGAGCAGTCGGACCTGCTGCAGGCGATGTTCGGGCGCAACGGTGAGTCCCCGGTCCCGATCGTCGCGCCGCAGTCACCCGGTGACTGCTTCGACGCCGCGATCGAGGCCGCCCGGATCGCGGTCACCTACCGCACCCCGGTGATGCTGCTCTCCGACGGCATGCTCGCCAACGGCTCGGAGCCCTGGCGGGTGCCCGAGACCGCCGACCTGCCCCGCATCGAGGCCAACTTCGCCACCGGCCCCAACCACGTGTCGGCCAAGAACGCCAAGGAGAACGGCCCCGACGCCGAGCCCGACGAGTTCTGGCCCTACCTGCGCGACGAGGAGACGCTCGCGCGCCCGTGGGCCATCCCCGGCACCGCCGGCATCGAGCACCGCATCGGCGGCCTGGAGAAGGCCGACGGCCACGGCAACATCTCCTATGACACCGACAACCACGACAAGATGACCCGGCTGCGCCAGGCCAAGATCGACCGGATCGCCGACTCGCTGCCTCCGCTCGTGGTCGACGACCCCTCGGGTGCCGCCAAGGTCCTCGTCATCGGCTGGGGCTCCACCTACGGCCCCATCGGCGCCGGCATCCGTCGCGTCCGCAAGGCCGGCTTCAACGTCGCCCAGGTCCACCTGCGCCACCTCAACCCGTTCCCGAAGGACCTCGGGGAGATCCTGAAGCGCTACGACAAGGTGCTGGTCCCCGAGATGAACCTCGGCCAGCTCTCGCTGCTGCTGCGCGCGGAATACCTCGTCGACGCGATCGGCTACAACCAGGTCCGCGGCCTGCCGCTGAAGGCCGCCGAGCTCGCCGAGACCATCGCCGAGCTCGTGGCGAAGGCCGAGGGCGTCCCGGTCGACCTGTCGAACACCGACACCGACGACACCGACGCCAACCCCGTCAGCACCCACACCGCTCAGATCGCGGAGGCGAAGAAGTGA
- the rarD gene encoding EamA family transporter RarD, with protein sequence MLEHRRGLLFGAAAYLMWGAFPLYFPLLEPAGAVEILAHRVVWSAVTMGVIVLVLRRVGAVRAVLADRRSTLLLGLAAVVISVNWVTYIWGVNNGRVVEASLGYFINPLVTVLMGVMLLGERLRPLQWGAIGVAATAVAVLTWDYGHPPYVALVLAFSFGSYGLIKKTVGVGAIESLTVETALLAPLATAYLVVLGVGGTAQLGQHGIGHVLLFMSAGVVTAVPLLCFGAAATRIPMVTLGLLQYLTPVLQFACGVLIFGEQMPPARWAGFALVWLALAVFTVEALRHRQRQLRLAVDASTAA encoded by the coding sequence GTGCTGGAGCATCGTCGGGGTCTGCTGTTCGGTGCCGCGGCGTACCTCATGTGGGGCGCGTTCCCGCTGTACTTCCCGCTGCTCGAGCCCGCGGGCGCCGTGGAGATCCTGGCCCACCGGGTGGTGTGGTCGGCGGTCACGATGGGCGTGATCGTGCTCGTGCTGCGGCGCGTGGGCGCCGTGCGCGCGGTGCTGGCCGACCGGCGCAGCACGCTGCTGCTGGGGCTCGCGGCGGTCGTGATCAGCGTCAACTGGGTGACCTACATCTGGGGCGTCAACAACGGCCGGGTGGTCGAGGCCTCGCTGGGCTACTTCATCAACCCGCTCGTGACGGTCCTGATGGGCGTCATGCTCCTCGGGGAGCGGCTGCGCCCCCTTCAGTGGGGCGCGATCGGGGTCGCCGCGACCGCGGTGGCGGTGCTGACCTGGGACTACGGGCACCCGCCGTACGTCGCGCTGGTGCTGGCCTTCTCGTTCGGCAGCTACGGACTGATCAAGAAGACCGTCGGTGTCGGCGCGATCGAGAGCCTCACCGTGGAGACGGCCCTCCTGGCGCCCCTGGCGACGGCGTACCTGGTCGTGCTCGGCGTGGGCGGCACCGCGCAGCTCGGCCAGCACGGGATCGGCCACGTGCTGCTCTTCATGAGCGCCGGGGTGGTGACCGCCGTGCCGCTGCTGTGCTTCGGCGCCGCCGCCACCCGGATCCCGATGGTGACCCTGGGGCTGCTGCAGTACCTCACGCCGGTGCTGCAGTTCGCCTGCGGCGTGCTGATCTTCGGCGAGCAGATGCCGCCCGCGCGCTGGGCCGGCTTCGCCCTCGTCTGGCTCGCGCTGGCGGTGTTCACCGTCGAGGCGCTGCGCCACCGCCAGCGTCAGCTGCGGCTGGCCGTCGACGCGAGCACCGCGGCCTGA